In one Mucilaginibacter ginsenosidivorax genomic region, the following are encoded:
- a CDS encoding pseudouridine synthase: protein MLEIIYRDEYLIAVNKPHGLLVHRSPIAAEATEFALQILRDQIGQKVNPVHRIDRKTGGILLFALDKQVEIAMQQAFMDNKVQKKYLAIVRGHTVDTEDIDYPLRKENGTLQDAFTTYTTLKRAELDVPFGAHPTSRYSLVEAVPTTGRMHQLRKHFAHIFHPIIGDRTHGCNKQNKFFTETWDMNTMLLHASHLQFSHPVTGRQITINAGFQPEFARVMEIMGW from the coding sequence ATGTTAGAGATCATATACCGGGATGAGTACCTTATTGCTGTTAATAAGCCGCATGGCCTGTTGGTACACCGGTCGCCCATAGCGGCAGAGGCTACGGAGTTTGCGTTGCAGATATTGCGCGATCAGATAGGGCAGAAGGTTAACCCGGTACACCGGATAGACAGGAAAACGGGCGGCATTTTACTTTTTGCGCTGGATAAGCAGGTGGAGATAGCCATGCAGCAGGCTTTTATGGATAACAAGGTGCAAAAAAAATACCTGGCCATTGTGCGCGGGCATACCGTTGATACAGAGGATATTGATTACCCGTTACGCAAAGAGAACGGAACGTTACAGGATGCTTTTACCACATACACCACACTTAAACGTGCCGAACTTGATGTGCCTTTTGGCGCGCACCCCACATCAAGGTACTCGCTGGTTGAGGCTGTACCAACCACGGGGCGCATGCACCAGCTGCGTAAACATTTTGCCCACATATTTCACCCCATTATCGGCGATCGTACGCATGGCTGTAACAAGCAAAATAAGTTTTTTACCGAAACCTGGGATATGAACACCATGTTGCTCCACGCATCGCACCTGCAATTCAGCCACCCGGTTACGGGCCGGCAAATCACTATAAATGCCGGTTTCCAGCCCGAATTTGCAAGGGTAATGGAAATAATGGGCTGGTAA